The Acidicapsa acidisoli genome contains a region encoding:
- a CDS encoding LysR family transcriptional regulator, with product MIENFRLRVFRVVAHHLNFSRAAEELLLTQPAVTQQIKALEEEFGVPLFDRGGGHISLTPGGAALLPFAEKMKTLSEEATAAVAGAYGQQAGELALGASQTIGQYLLPKLIASFLHSYPKVHIVARSGNSDAMLEALVAREIHLALIEGPEQRQDVRIEPFMEDHMVLVVPASHEWANHEIQLSDLATQPLLMREFGSGSRRVVEQALAAAGLKSKDLKISIELDSTEGLLSAVEAGLGVTFVSRWAVRNHIAVGSLKLSRVSGLKLSRKFSMAYMAGPEPSGSIGEFRRFLLTRSEELAPRATGKRTSASE from the coding sequence ATGATCGAGAACTTTCGTCTCCGTGTCTTCCGAGTCGTCGCGCATCACTTGAACTTCAGCCGCGCGGCTGAGGAGTTGCTGTTAACGCAGCCTGCAGTGACGCAGCAGATCAAAGCGCTCGAAGAAGAGTTTGGCGTGCCGCTTTTCGATCGCGGCGGCGGACACATCTCCCTGACTCCCGGCGGCGCTGCGCTGCTTCCGTTTGCGGAGAAGATGAAAACGCTGTCTGAGGAGGCAACCGCTGCAGTTGCGGGAGCCTACGGCCAACAGGCCGGCGAACTGGCTCTTGGAGCATCGCAGACGATCGGCCAATATCTGCTGCCGAAGCTCATCGCCAGCTTCCTGCATTCGTACCCAAAGGTCCATATCGTAGCGCGCAGCGGCAACTCGGATGCGATGCTCGAAGCCCTGGTGGCGCGCGAGATCCATCTGGCGTTGATTGAAGGACCGGAGCAACGCCAGGATGTCCGCATCGAGCCTTTCATGGAAGATCACATGGTGCTGGTTGTTCCGGCGAGCCACGAGTGGGCCAATCATGAAATCCAGCTTTCGGACCTCGCGACGCAACCGCTGCTCATGCGAGAGTTCGGCTCGGGCTCGCGTCGCGTAGTGGAGCAGGCTCTCGCCGCCGCCGGACTGAAATCCAAGGATCTGAAGATAAGCATCGAACTGGATTCCACCGAAGGACTGTTGAGTGCGGTTGAGGCTGGGCTGGGCGTCACCTTCGTTTCCCGCTGGGCTGTGAGAAATCACATCGCAGTGGGATCGTTGAAGCTATCGCGGGTGAGCGGCCTCAAGCTTTCCCGCAAATTCTCCATGGCGTATATGGCCGGGCCGGAGCCATCCGGCAGTATCGGCGAGTTTCGGCGCTTTCTTCTGACTCGATCCGAAGAGCTGGCGCCGCGCGCAACGGGCAAGCGAACCAGCGCCAGCGAATGA
- a CDS encoding WD40/YVTN/BNR-like repeat-containing protein, whose protein sequence is MKFCLLRRRLAQCFLFNLLICLPIWLSLANTARAQDSAANVNSQAQWTPALHWRLVGPFRGGRTRAATGVVGQPNVFYVGQVNGGVWKSTDYGRTWNPIFDNESSQSIGAIAVAPSDSNIVYVASGEGLHRPDLSIGNGIYRSSDAGKTWQHLGLREGQQIPALVVDPRDPNRLFAAVLGHPYGPNEERGIYRSTDGGQNWKKVLYKDANTGGSDVVIDPAHPDVVYAGLWESRLGPWEDGNQYDGTHGGLFKSTDGGETWRPLTKGLPDNLVQIQVAIANSYTNRLYATVSTTHAGGYTSGAGLGVYRSDDAGENWYKATDDPRPALKIGGGDLAIPAVDPKNPDVVYSASIVTMRSTDGGKTWSGFRGAPGGDDYQNLWINPENPDIILLVSDQGALVSVNRGESWSSWYNQPTAQLYHVATTNEFPYKICAGQQESGSVCIASRGNDGEVGMREWHPVGIIEYGYAAPDPLHPEIIYGAGRTEVSRFNSLTGQVQNVTPLPVRGPDYRADRTEPILFSPVDQHLLFYASNVLFETKDYGRNWEKISPDLSREQTGQPESLAPLPAKDVARRRGAIYAVAASFLNAKTIWAGTDDGLLWITRDQGKNWKNITPPKLTSWSKVTQISASHFDDNTAYASVSRFRIDDLHPYIYRTQDGGVTWQTITNGLPEDSPVNTVREDPLRKGLLFAGTETAVWMSTDDGDHWQPLQYNLPHTSMRDLMIQGNDLIVATHGRSFWILDDISPLRQVAASATQTEPVLFKPGDAYRVRRSTYTDTPMPPDEPAGQNPPDGAVIDYSLPESVQGAVTLEILDAGNKVVRRYSSADAPEATQEQLAKQLIPLYWLRMPKTLPASAGMHRWVWDLRYARPTATNYQYPISAVPHDTPREPLGTLALPGTYQVRLTAGGKVLTAPLTVKIDPRVEASRADLESLFKLEYQLSGMVTSSAAAALEAHSIREQIEKLSSSASPEIKESLEKQNKELSALLSGKEKSAESGEEPGLDEVAGEASSIYTMVGMADALPTVIQQKSSEHLSKELSEVLEKWDAVKKSSIPQLNQKLRAAHLPAIDLNQEPESMPESGDED, encoded by the coding sequence ATGAAGTTCTGCCTTCTTCGCCGCCGTCTCGCCCAATGCTTTCTCTTCAACTTGCTGATCTGCCTTCCGATCTGGCTTTCGCTTGCCAACACCGCACGCGCGCAGGATTCGGCGGCCAATGTGAATTCGCAGGCGCAATGGACCCCTGCGCTTCACTGGCGACTGGTTGGGCCGTTTCGAGGCGGCCGCACACGGGCAGCAACAGGCGTTGTCGGCCAGCCGAATGTTTTCTATGTGGGCCAGGTAAATGGCGGCGTGTGGAAGAGCACAGATTATGGGCGCACCTGGAATCCCATCTTCGACAACGAGTCTTCGCAGTCGATTGGCGCGATTGCCGTTGCTCCGTCAGACAGCAATATTGTCTATGTCGCCAGCGGCGAAGGGCTGCATCGGCCCGATCTCTCCATCGGCAACGGCATTTACCGGTCGAGCGACGCCGGCAAAACATGGCAGCATCTTGGCCTGCGCGAGGGCCAGCAAATTCCCGCGCTGGTCGTCGATCCTCGCGATCCGAACCGGCTTTTTGCCGCGGTGCTTGGCCATCCTTACGGTCCCAATGAGGAGCGTGGCATCTATCGCTCCACCGATGGAGGTCAGAACTGGAAAAAGGTGCTGTACAAAGACGCGAATACCGGCGGCTCGGATGTTGTGATCGATCCGGCCCATCCGGACGTGGTTTATGCCGGACTGTGGGAATCGCGTCTCGGCCCGTGGGAGGATGGCAATCAGTACGACGGCACGCATGGCGGCCTGTTCAAGTCGACCGATGGCGGCGAGACCTGGCGTCCGCTGACCAAGGGGCTGCCGGACAATCTGGTGCAGATTCAAGTAGCGATTGCCAACAGCTATACCAATCGGCTCTACGCCACTGTCTCAACCACGCACGCGGGCGGCTACACGTCCGGCGCGGGGCTGGGTGTGTACCGGTCCGACGACGCAGGCGAAAACTGGTACAAGGCGACGGACGATCCGCGTCCGGCGTTGAAGATCGGCGGCGGCGATCTGGCGATCCCCGCGGTTGATCCGAAGAACCCGGATGTGGTCTACAGTGCGAGTATTGTGACGATGCGCTCGACGGATGGCGGCAAGACGTGGTCCGGTTTTCGCGGCGCGCCGGGTGGAGATGACTATCAGAACCTGTGGATCAATCCGGAAAATCCCGACATCATTCTGCTGGTGAGCGACCAGGGCGCGCTGGTGAGTGTGAATCGCGGAGAAAGCTGGAGTTCGTGGTACAACCAACCGACCGCTCAGCTCTACCACGTCGCCACGACCAATGAATTCCCGTACAAGATCTGCGCGGGTCAGCAGGAGAGCGGTTCGGTCTGCATCGCAAGCCGGGGCAACGACGGCGAAGTCGGAATGCGCGAGTGGCATCCCGTGGGCATTATCGAGTACGGATACGCGGCGCCCGACCCGCTGCACCCGGAGATTATTTACGGCGCGGGCCGCACCGAGGTTTCGCGATTCAACAGCCTCACGGGGCAGGTTCAGAATGTAACGCCGCTCCCGGTGCGTGGTCCTGACTATCGCGCCGACCGCACCGAACCGATTCTGTTTTCCCCGGTCGACCAGCACCTGCTCTTCTACGCGTCGAATGTGCTCTTTGAGACGAAAGACTACGGCAGGAACTGGGAGAAGATCAGCCCTGATCTTTCACGTGAACAGACCGGGCAGCCTGAGTCTCTTGCGCCGCTTCCAGCCAAGGATGTTGCCCGCAGGCGAGGCGCAATCTATGCTGTTGCGGCATCGTTCCTGAACGCGAAGACGATCTGGGCCGGAACCGACGATGGGCTGCTTTGGATTACGCGCGACCAGGGCAAGAACTGGAAGAACATCACGCCTCCAAAGCTGACGTCCTGGAGCAAGGTCACGCAGATCAGCGCTTCGCACTTTGACGACAACACGGCGTATGCCTCGGTCAGCCGCTTCCGCATCGATGATCTGCATCCCTACATCTATCGCACCCAGGACGGCGGGGTCACGTGGCAGACGATCACGAACGGCTTGCCGGAAGACTCGCCAGTGAACACCGTGCGCGAAGACCCGCTTCGCAAGGGCCTGCTCTTTGCCGGAACAGAGACCGCGGTGTGGATGTCGACCGATGATGGCGATCACTGGCAACCGCTGCAATACAACCTGCCTCATACATCGATGCGCGATCTGATGATCCAGGGCAACGACCTGATCGTAGCCACGCATGGGCGCTCGTTCTGGATCCTCGACGACATCTCGCCGCTGCGCCAGGTTGCTGCTTCAGCAACGCAGACAGAACCGGTGCTGTTCAAGCCAGGAGATGCATATCGTGTGCGCAGAAGCACTTATACGGACACGCCGATGCCGCCGGACGAGCCTGCTGGTCAGAATCCACCGGATGGCGCGGTGATTGATTATTCGCTGCCGGAATCTGTGCAAGGGGCTGTGACGCTGGAGATTCTCGACGCAGGCAACAAGGTGGTACGCCGTTACTCCAGCGCTGACGCACCGGAGGCCACGCAGGAGCAGTTAGCAAAACAGCTAATTCCGCTGTACTGGCTTCGCATGCCGAAGACGCTGCCCGCAAGCGCTGGAATGCATCGCTGGGTTTGGGATCTCAGATACGCAAGGCCAACGGCAACCAACTACCAGTACCCTATCTCGGCAGTGCCGCATGACACACCGCGCGAGCCGCTGGGGACACTGGCCTTGCCGGGCACTTACCAGGTGCGACTTACCGCGGGCGGCAAGGTGCTTACGGCTCCGCTGACCGTGAAGATCGATCCGCGCGTGGAGGCTTCGCGCGCCGATCTTGAGAGCCTCTTCAAGCTGGAGTATCAGCTCTCGGGGATGGTCACAAGCAGCGCCGCCGCAGCGCTCGAGGCCCACTCGATCCGGGAGCAGATTGAGAAGCTTTCGAGCAGTGCGTCGCCAGAAATCAAGGAGTCACTGGAGAAGCAGAACAAGGAACTGTCCGCGTTGCTCAGCGGCAAGGAGAAGTCAGCAGAAAGTGGAGAAGAGCCGGGACTGGATGAAGTTGCGGGCGAGGCATCGTCGATCTATACGATGGTTGGCATGGCCGATGCGCTGCCTACCGTAATTCAGCAGAAATCAAGCGAGCACTTGAGCAAGGAACTGAGTGAAGTGCTTGAGAAGTGGGACGCGGTGAAGAAGTCTTCGATTCCGCAGTTGAATCAGAAGCTCCGCGCCGCGCACCTGCCCGCGATCGACCTGAATCAGGAGCCGGAGTCAATGCCAGAGAGTGGAGATGAGGACTGA
- a CDS encoding TonB-dependent receptor produces MRTDLRRIQNLAAQLRILAGIAFVFLATAMHAQNSTGSLRGMVQDSRGARIAAASVQMNIPDSSLSRIVQPDAHGEFRIESLAPGVWQVQVKAPGFADASADVTIGVSTVRDITVTMQPQSVRQSVSVSAQSSSISAQPIDLSSNVHGGVVTAQDLESLPLPARSFANIAYLAPGTEPVEPSDPTKARITAVSTGGSSGLNNELSVDGADNSDDYIGGFLQSYSPDAIQEFAIRTSQEDADTGGTTAGSIVITTRSGTNEWHGTGAFYERAAALNARYPIENPAPDPKQPFSRQNYVATLGGPLVKDKLWSFTAFEGVHEDASIAYSPASTTQFNALAQLAAEGLIPGVGSIPVPTDVPIPFRDFFDSQRFDWAQSARSHWFLRAATDSYTTHNNLVQQGTLPSTGLLTHNNYFSLVIGNQFVFSPTLLGSLVLNASGLHLTQSRNSDLGFALAFPFSSTALTVSGFETFGDNQFATPITFFPSLRNQEKYQLRYDLTKTHGAHTFRQGINFIHEPVLGGAFPSNTETLYQFPQDPTYYLSNPTQFTADMTAGATTSNLGGSFSQNVQRLALYAQDSWRVSRTFTVNYGLRYSTTYGLLTGSGRSQLENPGYLTLAALFIPLMHGAPQNDHKQIAPRLGFAWSPDRSGKTVFRGGFGVYFNDLAQNGWATALQAVNAAPGTCTDPVQNPGGAENAGCIAGSAAGGTANLIDSGYRTPYAIHISGGLQHAFNADWSLSADYVHEQGNHSYRAYSYTGGVNLFTPELAPGDPNQATYVPDVNLFRSDNRSSYNGLLLHLQGNVGRRANFVANYTFSKAQTWGCVLGELFDYVNGVCNPLDAFGPGDYGPSGEDVRQRFVLAGTWRAPAGLEISGLSQAESARPFTITTADNSGRIAVNGVPTSLDEFRGTPYIQTDLRISRPIKLGDRWTIMPFAEFFNLFNRNNPGANYVTNVASLPVPSAQAQAGNITDLCTNADCSETAPVTSLSQLAKPAGELGDFFGPGTTVGTPFAAQLGVRVRF; encoded by the coding sequence ATGAGGACTGATCTACGGAGAATCCAAAATCTTGCCGCGCAACTGAGAATTCTCGCTGGCATTGCGTTCGTATTCCTCGCAACAGCAATGCACGCGCAGAACTCAACCGGGAGTCTGCGCGGCATGGTGCAGGATTCGCGAGGCGCACGTATCGCTGCGGCCAGCGTTCAGATGAACATCCCTGATTCCTCGCTTTCCCGCATTGTTCAGCCGGACGCGCATGGAGAGTTTCGGATCGAGAGCCTTGCGCCGGGAGTATGGCAGGTGCAGGTGAAGGCTCCCGGATTCGCTGACGCCAGCGCAGATGTGACGATAGGCGTAAGCACTGTCCGGGACATTACCGTAACCATGCAGCCCCAATCCGTGCGGCAGAGCGTCAGCGTCTCGGCGCAAAGTTCTTCGATCTCCGCACAGCCCATCGATCTCTCCAGCAATGTGCATGGCGGCGTAGTCACTGCGCAGGATCTTGAGTCGCTGCCGTTGCCTGCGAGGAGCTTTGCGAACATCGCCTATCTTGCGCCAGGCACCGAGCCGGTCGAACCATCCGACCCAACCAAAGCGCGCATCACCGCCGTTTCCACGGGCGGCAGTTCCGGACTGAACAACGAGTTATCGGTCGACGGGGCCGATAACTCGGATGACTACATCGGCGGATTCCTCCAAAGCTACTCTCCCGACGCTATCCAGGAGTTTGCCATTCGCACCTCGCAGGAGGACGCGGATACGGGAGGCACGACTGCCGGGTCCATCGTCATCACGACCAGGAGCGGCACCAATGAGTGGCATGGAACCGGCGCATTTTACGAGCGCGCCGCAGCGCTGAACGCGCGCTATCCAATCGAAAATCCCGCGCCTGATCCCAAGCAGCCTTTTTCGCGCCAAAACTACGTCGCCACGCTCGGCGGTCCGCTGGTGAAGGACAAACTGTGGTCCTTCACCGCCTTTGAAGGTGTACACGAAGACGCAAGCATCGCATACAGCCCGGCCAGCACCACGCAGTTCAATGCGCTGGCACAACTTGCCGCGGAAGGCTTGATTCCCGGAGTCGGCTCGATTCCCGTTCCAACCGATGTGCCAATTCCCTTCCGCGACTTCTTTGATTCGCAGCGATTTGACTGGGCGCAATCGGCGCGGTCGCACTGGTTTCTGCGAGCAGCCACCGATAGTTACACCACGCATAACAACCTGGTGCAGCAAGGCACGCTGCCATCCACCGGATTGCTCACGCATAACAACTATTTCAGCCTTGTGATCGGCAACCAGTTTGTCTTCTCGCCGACTCTTCTGGGTTCGCTGGTTTTGAATGCAAGCGGACTGCACCTGACGCAGTCGCGCAACTCCGATCTGGGCTTTGCGCTGGCTTTTCCTTTCAGCTCGACCGCATTGACCGTCTCGGGCTTTGAGACCTTTGGCGATAATCAGTTCGCTACGCCAATTACTTTTTTCCCGTCGCTGCGCAATCAGGAGAAGTATCAACTGCGCTATGACCTTACCAAGACACACGGCGCACACACATTCCGGCAGGGAATCAATTTCATCCATGAGCCTGTGCTCGGTGGAGCGTTTCCGAGCAACACCGAGACACTCTATCAATTTCCACAGGACCCGACCTACTATCTGAGCAATCCCACTCAATTCACGGCCGACATGACAGCCGGCGCTACCACTTCCAACCTCGGCGGAAGCTTCTCGCAAAATGTGCAGCGGCTTGCCCTCTACGCTCAGGATTCATGGCGAGTTTCGCGCACATTCACCGTCAACTATGGGCTGCGCTACTCGACCACTTACGGACTTCTGACCGGCTCGGGGCGCAGCCAGCTCGAGAATCCCGGCTATCTCACGCTTGCAGCATTGTTCATTCCGCTGATGCATGGAGCGCCGCAGAACGACCACAAGCAGATTGCGCCAAGACTTGGCTTTGCGTGGTCGCCGGACAGGAGCGGCAAGACGGTATTTCGCGGCGGCTTTGGCGTGTACTTCAACGATCTTGCTCAGAATGGCTGGGCGACGGCGCTGCAAGCGGTCAATGCCGCTCCCGGCACATGCACAGATCCAGTTCAAAATCCCGGCGGAGCGGAAAACGCCGGTTGCATTGCAGGAAGCGCCGCCGGCGGCACGGCCAATCTTATTGATTCAGGCTATCGAACGCCGTATGCGATTCACATCTCTGGCGGCTTGCAACACGCCTTCAACGCCGACTGGTCGTTGAGCGCGGACTATGTGCACGAACAGGGCAACCACTCGTACCGCGCCTACAGCTATACCGGAGGCGTAAACCTCTTCACGCCCGAGCTTGCTCCCGGCGACCCGAATCAGGCGACTTACGTCCCGGACGTAAATCTCTTCCGGTCTGACAACCGCTCCAGTTACAACGGCTTATTGCTTCACCTGCAAGGCAACGTCGGCCGCAGGGCCAACTTCGTTGCCAATTACACATTCTCCAAAGCACAGACCTGGGGTTGCGTGCTGGGCGAGTTATTCGACTATGTCAACGGCGTCTGCAACCCGCTCGACGCCTTCGGCCCAGGAGACTACGGGCCATCCGGCGAGGATGTTCGCCAGCGATTCGTTCTTGCGGGCACCTGGCGAGCGCCGGCGGGCCTTGAGATCAGCGGCCTGTCGCAGGCTGAGAGCGCACGGCCATTCACGATTACGACGGCAGACAATTCTGGGCGCATCGCCGTCAATGGAGTACCCACGTCCCTCGACGAGTTTCGCGGCACGCCGTATATCCAGACAGACCTGCGCATCAGCCGCCCGATCAAGCTCGGTGATCGATGGACGATCATGCCATTCGCCGAGTTCTTCAACCTCTTCAACCGCAACAACCCCGGCGCGAATTACGTGACCAACGTCGCATCGCTGCCGGTCCCGTCGGCGCAGGCGCAGGCCGGAAATATCACGGATCTCTGCACCAACGCCGATTGCAGCGAAACCGCGCCCGTCACCAGCCTGAGCCAGCTCGCCAAGCCAGCCGGAGAGCTAGGCGATTTCTTTGGCCCTGGCACGACGGTTGGTACGCCGTTCGCAGCGCAATTGGGTGTGCGCGTCCGCTTCTGA
- a CDS encoding ABC transporter permease, giving the protein MKPFRYFLARLISQPGSWLRAVVQRNRLEAEMEAELASHLENLTADLVRAGYSKAEAARRARIALGSTVVHKDEMRASLGLRLWDELLADLRYAARRLRRSLGFTAVATISLALAIGANTTIFSLAKQLLYERLAVPNAAELRLLAWTGTEKHVAVHHIWGDDEPLVGGRASSTAFAYPVYLQLRSQNSVMQDLFAFKETGMNATIEGSAQQVQTELVSGNYYSVLHVKPVLGRSITPADDASPGQSPIAVISYGLWQRSFGGLPSVIGRVIKVNETPLTIVGVNPMGFTGAKSTLQSPDIFMPVSMQPLVYPRGDHASLLDSSRDWWLNIMGRAKPGVPDATAQAALDGQLNAIVRATMPVRPIEDVPRMDLRDGSRGLFNQERQFAKPMTVLLVMVGFVLLLACANIANLMLARGSQRQREMSVRMAMGAGRARIARQMLVESLLLASLGGVGGLALGYLGSNLIARLTENSWEPNYFHIHFDWQVFGFTAGVTLLTGILFGLAPAWAAARAKVSVGLKETSQSVTRRRKGWGGRSLVGFQIALSTLLVIGAGLFLRTLASLNSVDAGFRTDHLLLAEISPPQRLYPAGKDISLHKQLVEKFASLPGVEAVSPAWVTYLSGDISRTDFIVEGQAYDKTKDDGEDFNVVGYSFFSMLRIPILAGRGFGSQDTATSAKVGIINASLAKERFPGQNPVGKRFSVNGHDSDGHGVKATDDWITIVGVCGDTRYFNLREEPPPQFLLPFTQQSEAGGAVAYEIQTRINPEQVIPMLRKVAQQIDPDLPLLNVRTQEQQIQEDMQQERIFVSMTSGFGLLALALASVGIYGIMAYSVANRTNEIGIRLALGALPRQVLAMVLREATWISLAGIAVGVGAALVLAQAVKSMLYGLEPADPVSLIAGAALLIAVGLAASWLPARRAASVQPVEALRHE; this is encoded by the coding sequence ATGAAGCCCTTTCGGTACTTTTTAGCACGACTCATCTCCCAGCCTGGATCATGGCTCCGCGCTGTTGTGCAGCGAAATCGCCTTGAGGCTGAGATGGAGGCGGAACTGGCGAGTCACCTGGAAAATCTCACGGCGGACCTGGTCCGTGCCGGATATTCGAAGGCTGAAGCCGCTCGCCGTGCCCGCATCGCGCTTGGCTCGACGGTGGTGCATAAGGACGAAATGCGGGCCTCGCTCGGGCTGCGTTTGTGGGACGAGCTTCTCGCCGACCTGCGCTACGCCGCGCGGCGCCTGCGACGGAGCCTGGGGTTTACCGCTGTCGCGACCATTTCGCTGGCGCTGGCGATCGGAGCGAACACTACCATCTTTTCGCTGGCCAAGCAATTGCTCTACGAGCGGCTGGCCGTGCCGAATGCCGCGGAGCTACGCCTGCTTGCGTGGACAGGAACGGAGAAGCACGTAGCTGTGCATCACATCTGGGGAGATGACGAGCCGCTTGTTGGCGGGCGCGCGTCCAGCACAGCCTTTGCCTATCCGGTCTATCTGCAATTGCGATCGCAGAATTCTGTCATGCAGGATCTGTTTGCCTTCAAGGAAACAGGCATGAACGCGACCATTGAAGGCAGCGCTCAACAGGTCCAAACCGAATTGGTTTCGGGCAACTACTACAGTGTCTTGCACGTGAAGCCAGTGCTTGGCAGGTCGATTACACCCGCAGACGACGCTTCACCGGGCCAAAGCCCGATTGCTGTGATCAGCTACGGGTTGTGGCAGCGTTCCTTTGGCGGTTTGCCTTCGGTGATAGGGCGTGTCATCAAGGTGAATGAAACTCCGCTCACCATTGTTGGCGTAAACCCAATGGGATTCACAGGGGCAAAAAGCACACTCCAGTCTCCGGATATTTTCATGCCCGTGAGCATGCAGCCGCTGGTTTACCCGCGCGGAGACCATGCGTCGCTGCTCGATTCTTCCAGGGACTGGTGGCTCAACATTATGGGCCGCGCCAAGCCTGGCGTGCCCGATGCCACGGCCCAGGCTGCGCTGGATGGTCAGTTGAACGCAATCGTGCGGGCTACGATGCCCGTTCGTCCGATAGAAGACGTACCGCGCATGGACCTGCGCGATGGTAGCCGCGGCCTCTTCAATCAAGAGCGCCAGTTTGCCAAGCCGATGACGGTTCTGCTCGTCATGGTCGGTTTCGTATTGCTGCTGGCCTGCGCAAACATCGCGAACCTGATGCTCGCGCGCGGATCGCAGCGGCAGCGCGAGATGTCGGTTCGCATGGCGATGGGCGCCGGTCGTGCAAGAATCGCTCGCCAGATGCTGGTGGAAAGTCTGTTACTGGCGTCGCTCGGAGGAGTCGGCGGGCTGGCTCTTGGCTATCTTGGAAGCAACCTGATTGCCAGACTCACGGAGAATAGCTGGGAGCCGAACTATTTCCACATTCATTTTGATTGGCAGGTCTTCGGTTTCACGGCAGGCGTAACCTTGTTGACCGGCATTCTCTTCGGTCTGGCTCCGGCCTGGGCGGCAGCGCGCGCGAAAGTCAGCGTGGGGCTGAAAGAAACTTCGCAGTCTGTGACGCGACGCCGCAAGGGATGGGGAGGCAGATCGCTGGTTGGTTTTCAGATCGCGCTCTCGACCCTGCTGGTGATCGGAGCGGGGTTGTTTCTTCGCACGCTGGCAAGCCTGAACTCCGTGGATGCGGGATTTCGCACCGACCACCTGCTTCTGGCCGAGATCAGCCCTCCGCAAAGGCTGTATCCGGCTGGGAAGGACATTTCGTTGCATAAGCAACTGGTGGAGAAGTTCGCGAGCCTGCCGGGCGTCGAGGCTGTTTCTCCTGCCTGGGTGACCTATCTCTCTGGAGATATCTCGAGAACCGACTTCATTGTCGAGGGACAGGCCTACGACAAGACCAAAGACGACGGCGAAGACTTTAATGTCGTCGGCTACAGCTTCTTTTCCATGCTTCGGATACCGATTCTGGCGGGGCGCGGCTTCGGGTCGCAGGATACTGCCACATCCGCTAAGGTGGGTATTATCAACGCCAGTCTGGCGAAGGAGCGGTTTCCCGGCCAGAACCCCGTCGGCAAGCGATTTTCGGTGAATGGCCACGACAGCGACGGTCATGGCGTGAAGGCGACCGACGATTGGATTACGATTGTCGGAGTTTGCGGAGATACGCGCTATTTCAATCTGCGAGAAGAGCCGCCGCCACAGTTCCTTTTGCCGTTTACGCAGCAGTCCGAAGCCGGTGGCGCGGTAGCGTATGAGATCCAGACTCGGATCAATCCGGAACAGGTCATCCCAATGCTGCGCAAGGTCGCGCAGCAGATCGACCCTGACCTGCCGCTCCTCAATGTGCGCACTCAGGAGCAGCAGATTCAGGAAGACATGCAGCAGGAGCGTATCTTCGTGTCCATGACTTCGGGCTTTGGTTTGCTGGCTTTGGCCCTGGCCTCAGTGGGCATTTACGGCATCATGGCGTATTCGGTTGCGAACCGGACCAACGAGATTGGTATTCGCCTGGCGTTGGGCGCGCTTCCGAGGCAGGTGTTGGCGATGGTGCTGCGCGAGGCTACTTGGATCTCGCTGGCTGGGATTGCCGTCGGCGTCGGTGCTGCGCTGGTTCTGGCTCAGGCTGTCAAGTCCATGCTCTACGGCCTGGAGCCGGCAGACCCTGTCAGCCTGATTGCCGGAGCCGCCTTGCTCATTGCCGTTGGACTTGCCGCGAGCTGGCTTCCGGCGCGGCGGGCGGCCTCGGTGCAGCCGGTCGAGGCGCTGCGGCACGAGTGA